Genomic DNA from Bryobacter aggregatus MPL3:
GCATTAGCACCCTCTTGAACCCTGTCGCACACTCCGCGCAAAACAACCCAAGGAGGAGAAGCAGCATGACGGGGAAGAAGGCGCTATAGGGTGCATCCGCCAGAACCAGGAGCGAGGGGATCGGTGTCAGAATGAGCGCAGTCACCACTCGAAGGGACGGCATGGAAGTTGTCTTGACCACGGAGACGAAGACGGGGAGCAGAATAATTTCATCCGCCACTCCCGAATGAAAGCTCACCAGCAGTCCACAGACCAGACTCGCCGCAAAAAGAAACTCATAGTTGCTGCTGCTCCACAGCATCCAGGAGATTGCGGCCAGTACGAGCGCCACAAGGAACATTTCCAGTGTGGGGCCGGCTTGCAACACGGTGACTAGCCCATGTAGATTCGGCATCATTGTGGCGCTAAAGTTGATCCAGGGGTCATGTAGTACGTTGGCATAGTTGAGGATGGAATCCACTCCGGCAACGCATATTCCCAGTCCCGTCAGCGCCAATGATCCTGTGGTTGCTCCGCCTAGTATCCACCAGCGTTTTTTCACCAACAGGAGTAGAGGCACAAAGAGAAACAGGTGGAACTTGATGGCGACCAGGGAGAGTACCAGTCCTGCGAGGAAGTCTCTGTCGCTTCTTGTGAGGAGGAGGGACGCCCCAAGGATTGCCAGCAAGAACGGGGTATCCTGTCCCCCGCAGATCGCTGTGAGCACTGGGATGCTCATTGCCATAAAGATAGGCAAAGAGGGGCACTCCCTGGAGAACCGGACGACGAACCAGATCACACTGGCAATGCTGGCGAGAGAAAACACAGCGTAAGCTGCGCGATAGGGAAGCAGCGCGAGCGGCTTCAGCAAGGCGGCATAGAAGGGTGGGCGGGTGTAGACGACAGATTCCATCTGCAGTCCAAGGACCTGCTGCACTACGGCCAGATTTTCCGCTCGAGAATAAAGGCCGGGTGTTCCGACCAGCGTGGCCCCGGTGTAGAGCTGTACGAAATCGTTTTCGCCTCTCCAGGCCCGGTCCCGTTGCAGGTAAGCCAGCGACAGTAGAAAGATGAGACCAGCGGCGATCGGGAACCAATTTAGAACAGCTTTCATCCTGGACTAGATCGACACAAAGAAGGAGAAGGGTTAGGGCTTCGCGCTCCTTGGCCAAACTGCGAGGCCCTTAGAACGGTAAATCGTCATCGTCGATAGGCTCTTCTTCTCGTCCGATGAGCCGCTTGAAGTAGATACTGGTGTCTTCGCCACGTGTTTTCCGGAATACTTCCAGCTTGAGATCGATCAGCTCGTGCAGACGGTTGGAAAGCTCGGAAAAGCGATCCAACTTCAGCCCACAGATTTCGAGTTCGTCCTTGATGTAATGGATGGTGTTCTCTGTAATCCCGCGATACTTCCACATCATGAAATTCGTGAACGATGGGCCGAGGATCCGGAGCGTGTACTTCAGCACGGGATTGCCAGAGCGGGCCGATACTGTGAGCTCCGCGTTCTCGATACGAACTTCATAGCTGCCGTCGGGGAGTAGATCGTTGCGGCGGAGCGGTGTGTGTGTGTCAGTTTGAACCAGATGATCGAAACGGCTCAGGTCAATTGCCGAATTGGCACGCTGGGAGGGTGTTTGCTGCAGAGAATTCATGTCGGTGTCAGTCTCCTGACACCCGTAGTGCAATCGTTGTGCCAATTCTCAGGCGATGGCGCTCAGACCGTTTCCAGTGAGAGTACCGGTTTTCATCAGACCATCCTTGATGTTGAAAATTCCGGGGAAGCGTGATTCCCACGCGCGGTTCGCGACGGGACAGTATTGGCGCGCATTGGCTTCGATGGCGGCGACACCAGGGACGTGTGCGGCCAAGCCTGCTGAGTGGATGAGGCTGGCGCCGGGGCAGGTGAGGTCCTGGACGCAAAGGAACATCTTGTATTTCTGTGCAACCGCGGCCATGAGCAGCGCTTGTGACTGGCCCTTACAGGCTTTCAGCGCCGCGCCGGAATAGCCAAGGTCGCGCGAATACATGAGGGTTTCCTGATCGGTGAGGGACTCGTCGATCACGACGGGCTTTAGCTTTGCCGCTTCGTGCATCACGTTGGCGCGGTCGGCTTTGAGGTCGCGCTTGGTCGGCTGCTCGATGTATTGGATGCGCTGGTAGGCGATTGCGTCCGAGGCTTGCACCTTCTTCAGCACTTCAATGAGATAGGCCACATTCGGACACTTTTCATTGAAGTCGAGCGAGTAGACCCAATCCTTGCGGCCGATCTTGGGCATGGTTTGGAGACAGGCGCGGTGGACGGCAAGGATGCGGTCCTGATCCCATTTGTTGTCTTCTCCATTCAACTTGATCTTGATGTTGCGCAGGCCGTTGAAGACGATCCATTCGTGGAAAGTTTCGGGGAGTCCGTCGCCCACCTTCTGTTTGATATCGGCCCTCTCAATCGGGTCGACTGCTCCCACCAGATGGTAGAGCGGCATCGTGGCCTTGGGCGACGCGGTCACATACTGGCTGAGATACTCGCCTTCAAATCCTTTTCCAAGATAATGGCTGAGATCTTTGCGCATGCAGTCTTTGCCATAAGTCTGGTAGCTGCTGCGATTGAGCAGCTTGCCATACGCATCATGGATGGCGGCGTCAAAAGGACTCATCACGACAAGCGAGCAGAGCTTGGGGATGGGCTCTTTCAGATTGCGCGAGATCTCGGCAGCGGCGGCGAGGAACTGATCTTCGAGCGCAACGCTGATGTCGATGGGATGGCCAGTCGCTTTCGATGCATTGGTGATGCGCTCGACTTCTGCCGCAAGAGACTTCATCGCGCCCAGCGTGTCGTTGTAGTTCATGACCTTGGATGGGAAACTCCAGACGTTGCCCATCGACATCGAACTGAAGCCTTTCTGCGATTTGCCAAGGCCGTCTTCGATGACCGTATGGACGTTCAGCATCGTGACCTTGTCGACGATGTTGCCACCGAACTTGATCGGGGTGCGATAGACGAAGTCTTCATAACTCGCCCGGATCTCTTTGACGCGGACTTCGGTTGTCTTGGCGCTGGCGTGGATGGCGAAGGGGAGTGCGAGGAGAGTTCGGCGGCTGAGTCGTTGAGTCACGTGAATAGTTTATGGGAACTTCGGTGGAAAGCGAGGTGTCTGATGGGGCAGGAGGCAAGACATATGTTTGAAACAGCGGTAATTCAGAACGAAAGTGGCCGTGGGCTCTTCAGCTTTTCAGGCTCGCTTCTGTTGCAGAGTGGCATTGCCGGGGGATTGCTGTGTCTCGGTTTGTGGATGCCGATCGCGCAGCCGGAACTGCCGGATTTGCGGATCGCGCCGCCTGCGCCCAGGTTCAAGGATGCGATCAAGGTCATTGCTTCGAGCGTGACCCAGCGTGCGGCGGCGCCGTTGTCACGACGAGTCTTGGAATACATCCCGCAAACGCGCCCGGCTGCTGCTGCGGCAACTGCCATCACGATGGATCAGCTCTTCGAAGCTGGGCCAGTCGTAGGTTCCTCCCCATTGATTCCGGGCGGAGTCGTGGGTTCGGTGCTTGGTCCAAGCATCGCTGTTCCCGCACCGCAGAAGCCGGTGGCGCCAGAGACGCCGAAAGCCGCACCTGCGGCGCCCTTGGCGATCGGCGGGAATGTGCTCGCCTCAAAACTGCTGCATCGCGTGACGCCGATTTATCCGGCGATCGCAAAGAACGCGCGCATTGAAGGTGTCGTGCAACTGCATGGTGTGATCACAAAGGACGGGCGCATTGCTGAGCTGCGAGTGCTCAGTGGGCACCCGTTGTTGGTGAATGCGGCGCTGGAGGCAGTGCGGCAGTGGGTGTACAGTCCGACGCTGTTGAACGGGCAGGCGGTGGAGGTGCAGGCTCCGATTGAGGTGCGTTTCCTGCTAAGCCGCTAGCTGGATTGTCCTTGCCAGGTGGTGCGGGCCAGCAAGAACAAGAACCGGCCCGGCGCTCCATCATACGCCGGGCCGGTTGGTCATCTGTGATTCGCTGATGGTCTATCGAGAGGCAGACGCGGAGGGCGATCCCGTGTCGATCACTTCGCTTTCCTTATTGCCCAGGCGGACCAGCATGAGAAGGACGAGGCCGAGCGCGGCGAGTCCCAGTCCAAAGTGGAGCGTGTGAGCCTTGATCCATTCCCCTGCATGGTCACCCATTTCCTGGCCGAGCCAGGCGAGGAAGAAGTAGCGGGGGATGCGGCCCGCAAGAATCGCGAGTGCAAAGTAAAGGGGACGGATGCCGAGTACGCCGGAACAGGCCACAAAAGCCTTGAGCGGCATTGGAATGACGGAGAGCGAAGGGACGAAAACAGTGATGAGTCCGTAGTGCGAGAACCAGCGGCGGAACTTACGGCCACGCTCGCCACTGGTTGCTTCTTCGAGATAGCGCTGGCCACCCTTGCGCGCGATCATAAACAAGATCATCGAACCGATGAGTGAGCCTACCGTAGCAAGGAAGGCGCAGAAATATCCAAGTGCCGGGGTGCGGTTTGCAATGACAACCAGCAGCGTGTCGACCACGCCGGGAATTGGAATTCCGGTGGAGTCCAAGGTGGCAATTAAGAAAAGACCAAAGGGCCCGAGCGTGACGAGCCATGCTAAAAACGCTTTCATTATCCTGTTTACTTCCCTAGAAGTCCGAGCAACTCGGCTTCCTCAATGATTTTGATTTCGAGGGCCTTCGCTTTATCCAGCTTAGAGCCCGCGTCCTCGCCCGTGACGAGGTAGGTTGTCTTCTTAGAGACACTTCCTGAAACTTTTCCACCTGCCTCTTCGATCAGTGCCTTGGCTTCCTCCCGCTTCAGCGTCGGCATGGTGCCGGTGAGTACAAAGGTTTGGCCGGTGAGTGGCCCGACTGTTTTGCCTTTCACCTCTTGTTCCATTGTGAGACCGGCTTCGCGCAGGCGTTGGACCAACTCCCGATTGCGATCGTCGCTGAAATAGAAACGGATCGCGGCCGCCACCTTGGGGCCAATCTCTTCGGCTCCCTGCAGCCGCTCTTCTGGAAACTCAGCAATGTCCTTCAGGTTGCCGAAGGTGTCGGCCAAGATCTGAGCCGTTCTTGAGCCAACGAACGGAATTCCGAGGCCGGCGATCACGCGCGCGAGAGGCCGCTTGCGCGAAGCATCAATATTCTGCACAATCTTTGCGGCAGACTTCTTGCCCATTCGCTCCAGCTCTTCGAGCTCTTCCAGCTTCAGCTCGTAGAGGTCGGCAACATTCTTGATCTTGCCTTTTTCCACCAGTTGATCCACCAGCACCTCGCCCATGCCGTCGATGTCCATGACGGTACGCGAGGCGAAGTGTTCGATCGATTGCTTCAGCCGGGCCGGGCAGTTGACGTTGCCGCAGCGGACGGCGACTTCTCCTTCCAGGCGCGTCACCGGGCCCCCGCAGATGGGGCACTCGGTGGGCATCGCAAAGCTTCTGCCCTCTGGCGCGGACGAAACCACTTTTACTACTTTCGGGATCACGTCGCCGGAGCGTTCCACCAGGACGGTGTCTCCGATCTTAAGGCCGAGACGTGCGATCTCTTCCTCATTGTGGAGCGTTGCCCGGGCGACCGTAACACCGCCGACCGCAACGGGCTGCAATGCTGCGACGGGAGTGAGCGCACCGGTGCGGCCCACTTGGATCAGAATGTCTTCGACGATTGTTTCCGCATCGCGTGCTGCGTACTTATAGGCAATCGCCCAGCGGGGGGCTTTAGAGGTGTAGCCCAACTTGCGCTGTTGTGGAATCGAATCGATCTTTGCGACCACACCATCGATCTCGTAAGGAAGCGATTCCCGCCGGACTTCAAACTCGTTGCAGAATGCGATCAGCTCCTCGACGTTGCTGCACAGGCGGCGTTCGGGGTTGACCTTGAAGCCGAGGCTCTTGAGATGTTCGAGCGAATCCCAGTGGCTGTCGAGGGCGGGTTGGCCATCGACAAAATAGAAATAGGTCATGTACTCGAGCTGGCGCGCGGCGGTGACGGTCGAGTCGAGGACACGGAGAGAACCTGCGGCGGAGTTGCGTGGATTCGCATAAAGCGGCAGTGCGTCTTGCTCGCGCTGTTCGTTCAGTCGTTCAAAGGCGCGGCGGGTCATGATGACTTCGCCGCGGGTTTCAAAAGCGCCGGACTGCTGGACCCGGAGCGGAAGGCTGCGAATGGTGCGGGCGTTTTCTGTGACGTCCTCGCCCACGCTGCCATCGCCACGGGTGATCGCCTTCTGCAGCCGCTCGTGATTGTAGTGGACGGCCATCGAGAGGCCGTCAAGCTTGAGTTCGGCGACATAGCGAAACGGCTCGTCACCAAGCAACTCGCGGACGCGGCGATCAAAAGCCAGGAGTTCGGCTTCGTTCAGTGCGTTGTCCAGGCTAAGCATCGGGGAACTGTGCGGCACTTTGACAAAGCCCTCGCGGGCCTTGCCGCCGACGCGGACAGTGGGAGAGCACTCGTTGGCCAGTTCCGGATGCGCTTGTTCTAAAGCCAGCAACTCACGCATCAACTTGTCGTAGTCGGCGTCCGAGATCTCGGGCGCGTCCAGAACATAGTATTGATGTTCGTGATGCTCGATGAGTTCGCGTAACGCGAGGATGCGCTGTGCGGGAGAAGATGCAGCTGATGCCATGAGGGCGCTAAGCTAACAGTTTAGCGAGACCCTTGACCTCCTATTTGATATTTAATCCGATTGCGGGCAAACTCAGGCGCAATCCGGGATTGATTCCCGCCGCTCTCGAAACACTGCGAGCTCAAAATGTTTCGGTGGAACTCCTCCCGACAACCGGTCCGGGGAGCGCCGCTGAATTGGCGCGCCGCTGCGTTCGCGAGGGTGCGGCTGCGGTTTACGTGGCGGGGGGCGATGGGACAATCAACGAAGTTGTGAATGGGATGGCTGGTTCGCAGATGCTGCTCGGGGTGTTGCCTGGCGGAACGGCGAATTGCCTGGCCGTCGAATTAGGCATCGGGACGGATTTATTGCGCGCCGCAAAGGCGGCAGGAAGCTGGAAGCCGCAGCGGATTGCGCTTGGGCTGTGCACGCCGGCGACAGGGGCGAGCCGTTATTTTGTAGCCATGGCTGGTGCTGGATTTGACGCGCAGATTGTCCGCGATGTCGACAAGAACGTGAAAAAGAAGCTGGGCAAGGTCGCGTATTGGATTGCTGGTTTTGGGGCTTCGCTGCGGCGCCTGCCGGAGTTGCATGTGAAGTCGAGCGAAGGGGAAAGCAAGGTCAGTTTTGCGCTCGCCAGCCGGGTGCGCAACTACGGCGGCGATCTGGAGATCGCAAAAACGATCCGGCTTTCCGACCCGAAACTGGAAATGGTTTTGTTTGAAGGGCGATTTGCGGTGCGGTATATGAAGTATCTGGCGGGAGTGTTGGTGAATCAGCATCGAGGGATGTCAGGCGTGCATGTGCATCTGGTCGACAAATTGGAATTGAGTGCGGCCAACGGGCAGCCGATCTATCTGCAACTCGATGGGGAAGAGTTTGGACAGTTGCCGGCACAGCTTGAGATCGTTCCCGACGCGTTGTCGATTCTGACCCCCGTGGCGCACTAATGGATCCCATCACTCATACTGCGGTTGGCTTCTCGATCGGCCAGGCGGGCGGCAAGAAGTTTACGCCCAACTGGCAGTGGATTGTCTTCTTTGCGGCCAGCGTGCCGGACGTCGATACCCTCGCATTCTTTCCCTGGAATGTGGACATCCTCAACTGGCATCGGCACTTCACGCATGCGATTTTCTTTGCGCCGTTGATGGCGCTGACGATCCCCATCGGCGTCCGTTATGTCTTTCGCCGCACGATCGACTTCATGGGCGCCTGGAAGCTGGCGACGATTTGTGTGCTGTCACACATCTTTGTCGACTGGCTTACCTTCCGGGGCGCGCGGATCTTTCTGCCCTTCGATGACCGGGCCTACTCGTTGAAGATCGAGTGGTTCCAGGATCCGGTGCTGTATCTGCTGCTGGGATTGGGTTTGTTTCTGCCTTTGCTGGTGAAGCTGGTGAATCAGGAGATCGGGGCAAAATCGAGTAGCGGCGCGGTGACGATGTGGGTGTTCATTCTGTTGAGCTTTGGTTGGTTTGGCGTTCGCTACTCTTTCCGGCAACAGGCTTTGACTGAGTTGGGCTCCCGGGTCTATGAGGGCATCGCGCCGTTACGCTACGATGTCTTCCCGGTCATCAATCCCCTCCAGTTTCGGGGATTGGTCGACATTGGAACGGCGATCAAGGTGATTGATGTCGATCTCTTCGACTACTTCGATCCGGAGAGCGGGCAAACCTACTTCCGTCCCAATCCAAGCGTGGCGTCCGGGTTGGCCTTACAGGCTGCAGGGCGGACTCATGCCGCGCAAATCTTCACCGCCTGGGCCCGCTGGCCGCGCTGGCAGGTGAACCGGTCTATGAATGATGATGCATGGGTGGTGATGATTGAGGAACTGGCCGCACAACCCGGCACGGCGCATCAACGAGTGGTGATCGAGCTGGATGAAAAGTACGGGGTGCTGTCGGAGCGCTACGAGCGCGGCCGGTCTCTCGACAAACGCTAAAATTTCGCGTTGTTGGCGAAATCGTCATACGATGGAGATCAATATGCGACAGATCACGCGTCTTCTCGGATTGACCCTGCTCGGGATTTCCCTGTTTGGCCAGAATAAGCTCACAAAAGAAGAAAAGAAGGAAGGTTTTCAACTTCTCTTCGACGGCAAGACCCTGAAAGGTTGGGAAGGCGAGCCCGACTTGTGGAGCGTTTCCAATGGCGAGATTGTTGGCAACACCGACAAGCGGAAGATTCCACATAACACCTTCCTGATTACCAAGAAGGAGTACTCGGACTTTGAACTGCGTCTTGACATGCTGATTCGCAATTACAATTCCGGTGTCCAGTTCCGCTCTGAGCGCCTGCCGGAATTCGTCGTCAAGGGTCTGCAGGCCGATGCCGCGGAGAAGAATTACTGGGGGGGCATCTACGACGAAAAGGGTACGCGTGGGATCATGGTGCATGGGTGGAAAGGGAAAGCCGAAACGGTAGTGAAAAATGGCGAGTACAATTCGATGATCATCCGCGCGAAGGGGCCGCATATCGAGATCACCATCAACGGGCTGAAGACGGCCGAACTGGACGACCCCACGAAGCTTTCCGGGATCATCGCCCTCCAACTCCATGCGGGACCTGGGATGGAAGCACGATTCAAGAACATCCGTCTCCTCGACCTCAGCAAGAAGTAATGCGTCTGGGGCTGTACGGGGGAACTTTCGACCCGATCCACAACGCACACCTTGCCGTCGCTGAGGCTGCATTGCAGACCTTTGAGCTCGATCGAATGTTGTTGATTCCCAATCGCTATCCGCCGCATAAGGAGTCTGTGACGGGCGCTTCTTATGTCGAGAGACTGAAGATGGTCCAACTGGCCTGCGAAGGGCACGAGGGCCTAGAGGCTTGCGATATCGAGAATCACGATGGCAAGAGTTATACCATTGCAACGCTCGAACAGTTGCGAATCCAGTATGGAGATCGTACGCGATTCTACTTCCTGATTGGCGCTGATGCCTTCGCCGAGGTTCTAACCTGGTACCGTGTGGCAGAGGTCTTCCGGATGACGGAGTTTATCGTCGCATCGAGACCCGGATTCCAATATGCAATTCCTCCCGCGGCGAAAGTACATCGGCTGGATTCTGTTCATTTCACTGGCAGTTCCACCGAAATTCGGCGGCAACTTGCTGCTGGAGCCGCGGTAGAGGGCTTGCCTTTCCGGGTGGCACAGTATATACAGGAGAACAGTTTGTATCAGAAGGGTCGAGTCAAAACCGCGTGATCTGGCACCTGTTTCTCCTGTTCGCTGAGGTATTGGGGGGCAACGATCAAGAGCTCATTGAGCGCTTGAAAAAACGTGATCCTCAAGCAATGTCTGATCTTTACGACCGGTATTCGCGAGTCGTATTCTCCATCATCCTGCGCATTGTGCGCGATGCTTCGGTTGCGGAGGAACTGGCTCAGGAGACTTTTTTGCGCGCCTGGACCCGAGCTACTGAGTTTGACGCAGGGCGAGGCAGGATCGGTCCCTGGTTGTTGACGATTGCGCGCAATCGGGCCATTGACTATCTGAGATCGAGCGCGGGGCAGCAGCAGGCAAACACTTTTGAGTTAGTTTCATCCGAAAGGCTCACACTTTTCGTCCATACAGAAGACAGGATGCTTGAGCAGGAACAGGCACGCAGGATTCGATCGGCGTTCTCGAAGTTGACCGAGAATCAACGCGCGGTCCTCGAACTGGCCTATTTTGAAGGGTTATCGCAGTCGGAGATGGCAAACAAGCTGGGACAACCCCTCGGAACTGTCAAAACCTGGGTGCGAACGGCACTGAGCACGTTGCGGGAGAGTTTCCATGTCGCTTGAAAATCTCGATCCGCTCGATCAGGACGTTCTCTACGAACTCTTTACGTTGGGTCTGCTGGAACCGGAGCAAATGGCCGAAATCCGTGCGCGTCTGGAATCGGGAGATGCCGTGACGGTGGCGGGTTTGCAGCGGGCCGCTTCGCTGACAAGTTCATTCGCCTATCTTGCGCCGGAAGCAAGGGCGCCGAAACAACTGCGCCGTCGTCTCATGCTGGCGGCAGGTGCGCAGGAACGCGGCATCGGATGGCGGTGGATTGTCGGCCTGGCTGCTGTCTGTGCCACGCTGCTGGTGATTTGCCTGAACATCCGTCAGGATGTGGAACGCCGGGAGACGCAAATCGCAGAGCTGCGCCGCCAATTGTCTGATCGCGACAGGCTGGTGGCGCAGGCGAAGGATTATTACGACTTCCTCCGGCAGCCCGCAACGATCAGCGTGAAGTTTGGCGACGGGCAGCCCGCGCCGCCTCGCGGCCATGTGTTTGTCAATCGCGATCGGGGCGTACTGTTGTTTGCCAGCAATCTGCCTGCGATGCCGGCGGGGCAGGTGTTTGAGATGTGGCTGGTGCCCAAACAGGGTGCGCCCATTCCCGCGGGCGTCTTCCGGGGAGAAAACGGAGATGGTGTGCACTTGCGTCCGGGAGCTTTAGACCCGGCAAGCATCGCCGCCATTGCCGTCACACTGGAGCCGGAGAGCGGCTCGGCGACCCCGACGATGCCGATCCTGTTGGCTGCTCCCCTTCAGGCGGAGTAAGCGATCGCCTTCCAGTAGATTGCCGTTCCACATGGCGTTCCATCCGGCATGAGTGCAAAGCCAGGGATCATGCCCGTCCGGGTGTAGCCTAAACGGTCGTAGAGCGATTCCGCACCACCACCGACGGCTGTGTCCAGCACGAGGAGTGTCTTGCCCGCTTGGGCGGCTGCTCTTTCAATGGCTTCCATCAATGCGGACGCGACGCCCTGGCCACGAGCCTTCCGATGGACGAGGAGCTTTGAGATTTCAGCGCGGTGCGGCTGATTTTCAGCCAAACCCACCACTGCCTGCACGGTTCCCACGAGGATGCCGTCTGTGCTCGCCACGAGCAGGAGCCGTACACCGGTTTCGATCTCGTGAAACACCTGGTCGAAGAAGCGAAGCGCCTTTTCCTGCGAGAGAGGCGCCAGGAAACTCACACTCGCGCCCCCGTCGACACAATCGATGAGGATCTCGGCGAGACGAGGAATCTGTCCCCGATCCTGGGCCGAGAGCTGGCGAATCTGAATCATTTTCAGATAGTTTACTGTGGTTCGGTAATGAGCTTGGATTCCGAGCGAAACTTGCGGAACTTGTCGTAGCTGACTTCCGCACCAACACGTTTCAGCTTGCCCAGCAGCCGCGCATCGGCACGGACATCGATCTTCTTGGGGAGCCAGACTTCATTGTTGATAAAGGCCTGTTGGAACAGAATGTGCGCGCCTTCACTGAGCCGGAAGAGAAACCAGCCGAACGAAATGGTATCGGTTGTCGTCATCTCCATTCGCACCAGTTCGTAGCTGGCTTCATCGATCCAGACATGGCCGCGGACCTTCTTCATCTGGTCGGCCCGGCGGCCCTTGCCTGTAAAGCCGGGGCGCTGATCGCCGCGAATCTTCCAGGTTGGGCGTCCGTCCATGGTTTCTTTGCCCTCTAGGCTGAAGTTGAAGGCTTCCAGGACTTCGCGCCTGCCTTCCAGCTCTTCCTTGCGATCTTTCTCGGTTTCGCCCCGGCGTTTGGCTCGCTCCTTCGGGCTTTCGTTCTGGATTTTCGCGACTTCCTTGTCGACGCGCTTCTGCTCGGCAGCCTGTTCCTTCTCAGTCAGGCGCTTGCCGTTCTTGATGAGGTGCCGTTCGAGAGGAGAGCCATCGACGTGAAAAATTTCGTCGAGATTTTCTTTGGTTTCCTCGACGCGGCCATTCTTATCCAGGAATCGAAGGATAGTCTTGCGCTCGTAGAGATAGGTATCTTGCAACGCAAAGTTGCGGGCGTCCTTTTCCATGGCGCGGCGAACAATGTCGCGCGCATCCTGTGCCGTGAGTGAAGCGGCAAAT
This window encodes:
- a CDS encoding DUF669 domain-containing protein, with protein sequence MNSLQQTPSQRANSAIDLSRFDHLVQTDTHTPLRRNDLLPDGSYEVRIENAELTVSARSGNPVLKYTLRILGPSFTNFMMWKYRGITENTIHYIKDELEICGLKLDRFSELSNRLHELIDLKLEVFRKTRGEDTSIYFKRLIGREEEPIDDDDLPF
- a CDS encoding metal-dependent hydrolase — translated: MDPITHTAVGFSIGQAGGKKFTPNWQWIVFFAASVPDVDTLAFFPWNVDILNWHRHFTHAIFFAPLMALTIPIGVRYVFRRTIDFMGAWKLATICVLSHIFVDWLTFRGARIFLPFDDRAYSLKIEWFQDPVLYLLLGLGLFLPLLVKLVNQEIGAKSSSGAVTMWVFILLSFGWFGVRYSFRQQALTELGSRVYEGIAPLRYDVFPVINPLQFRGLVDIGTAIKVIDVDLFDYFDPESGQTYFRPNPSVASGLALQAAGRTHAAQIFTAWARWPRWQVNRSMNDDAWVVMIEELAAQPGTAHQRVVIELDEKYGVLSERYERGRSLDKR
- a CDS encoding glycosyltransferase family 87 protein, which gives rise to MKAVLNWFPIAAGLIFLLSLAYLQRDRAWRGENDFVQLYTGATLVGTPGLYSRAENLAVVQQVLGLQMESVVYTRPPFYAALLKPLALLPYRAAYAVFSLASIASVIWFVVRFSRECPSLPIFMAMSIPVLTAICGGQDTPFLLAILGASLLLTRSDRDFLAGLVLSLVAIKFHLFLFVPLLLLVKKRWWILGGATTGSLALTGLGICVAGVDSILNYANVLHDPWINFSATMMPNLHGLVTVLQAGPTLEMFLVALVLAAISWMLWSSSNYEFLFAASLVCGLLVSFHSGVADEIILLPVFVSVVKTTSMPSLRVVTALILTPIPSLLVLADAPYSAFFPVMLLLLLGLFCAECATGFKRVLMPSRS
- a CDS encoding diacylglycerol/lipid kinase family protein encodes the protein MTSYLIFNPIAGKLRRNPGLIPAALETLRAQNVSVELLPTTGPGSAAELARRCVREGAAAVYVAGGDGTINEVVNGMAGSQMLLGVLPGGTANCLAVELGIGTDLLRAAKAAGSWKPQRIALGLCTPATGASRYFVAMAGAGFDAQIVRDVDKNVKKKLGKVAYWIAGFGASLRRLPELHVKSSEGESKVSFALASRVRNYGGDLEIAKTIRLSDPKLEMVLFEGRFAVRYMKYLAGVLVNQHRGMSGVHVHLVDKLELSAANGQPIYLQLDGEEFGQLPAQLEIVPDALSILTPVAH
- a CDS encoding mandelate racemase/muconate lactonizing enzyme family protein produces the protein MTQRLSRRTLLALPFAIHASAKTTEVRVKEIRASYEDFVYRTPIKFGGNIVDKVTMLNVHTVIEDGLGKSQKGFSSMSMGNVWSFPSKVMNYNDTLGAMKSLAAEVERITNASKATGHPIDISVALEDQFLAAAAEISRNLKEPIPKLCSLVVMSPFDAAIHDAYGKLLNRSSYQTYGKDCMRKDLSHYLGKGFEGEYLSQYVTASPKATMPLYHLVGAVDPIERADIKQKVGDGLPETFHEWIVFNGLRNIKIKLNGEDNKWDQDRILAVHRACLQTMPKIGRKDWVYSLDFNEKCPNVAYLIEVLKKVQASDAIAYQRIQYIEQPTKRDLKADRANVMHEAAKLKPVVIDESLTDQETLMYSRDLGYSGAALKACKGQSQALLMAAVAQKYKMFLCVQDLTCPGASLIHSAGLAAHVPGVAAIEANARQYCPVANRAWESRFPGIFNIKDGLMKTGTLTGNGLSAIA
- a CDS encoding 3-keto-disaccharide hydrolase encodes the protein MRQITRLLGLTLLGISLFGQNKLTKEEKKEGFQLLFDGKTLKGWEGEPDLWSVSNGEIVGNTDKRKIPHNTFLITKKEYSDFELRLDMLIRNYNSGVQFRSERLPEFVVKGLQADAAEKNYWGGIYDEKGTRGIMVHGWKGKAETVVKNGEYNSMIIRAKGPHIEITINGLKTAELDDPTKLSGIIALQLHAGPGMEARFKNIRLLDLSKK
- a CDS encoding energy transducer TonB, giving the protein MFETAVIQNESGRGLFSFSGSLLLQSGIAGGLLCLGLWMPIAQPELPDLRIAPPAPRFKDAIKVIASSVTQRAAAPLSRRVLEYIPQTRPAAAAATAITMDQLFEAGPVVGSSPLIPGGVVGSVLGPSIAVPAPQKPVAPETPKAAPAAPLAIGGNVLASKLLHRVTPIYPAIAKNARIEGVVQLHGVITKDGRIAELRVLSGHPLLVNAALEAVRQWVYSPTLLNGQAVEVQAPIEVRFLLSR
- the ligA gene encoding NAD-dependent DNA ligase LigA, encoding MASAASSPAQRILALRELIEHHEHQYYVLDAPEISDADYDKLMRELLALEQAHPELANECSPTVRVGGKAREGFVKVPHSSPMLSLDNALNEAELLAFDRRVRELLGDEPFRYVAELKLDGLSMAVHYNHERLQKAITRGDGSVGEDVTENARTIRSLPLRVQQSGAFETRGEVIMTRRAFERLNEQREQDALPLYANPRNSAAGSLRVLDSTVTAARQLEYMTYFYFVDGQPALDSHWDSLEHLKSLGFKVNPERRLCSNVEELIAFCNEFEVRRESLPYEIDGVVAKIDSIPQQRKLGYTSKAPRWAIAYKYAARDAETIVEDILIQVGRTGALTPVAALQPVAVGGVTVARATLHNEEEIARLGLKIGDTVLVERSGDVIPKVVKVVSSAPEGRSFAMPTECPICGGPVTRLEGEVAVRCGNVNCPARLKQSIEHFASRTVMDIDGMGEVLVDQLVEKGKIKNVADLYELKLEELEELERMGKKSAAKIVQNIDASRKRPLARVIAGLGIPFVGSRTAQILADTFGNLKDIAEFPEERLQGAEEIGPKVAAAIRFYFSDDRNRELVQRLREAGLTMEQEVKGKTVGPLTGQTFVLTGTMPTLKREEAKALIEEAGGKVSGSVSKKTTYLVTGEDAGSKLDKAKALEIKIIEEAELLGLLGK
- a CDS encoding YqaA family protein translates to MKAFLAWLVTLGPFGLFLIATLDSTGIPIPGVVDTLLVVIANRTPALGYFCAFLATVGSLIGSMILFMIARKGGQRYLEEATSGERGRKFRRWFSHYGLITVFVPSLSVIPMPLKAFVACSGVLGIRPLYFALAILAGRIPRYFFLAWLGQEMGDHAGEWIKAHTLHFGLGLAALGLVLLMLVRLGNKESEVIDTGSPSASASR